The nucleotide window GGCCTGCCAAGCCGCTGCTTGATTACATGGAGCGCTCGTTTGCGCGTGAGGCATTCCAGGCGAGTCTGTCTGGTGTCGAGCGCGATATGCGCTAAGGCTTAAGGAGCCGCTATGAACTCCAGTCGACCTTATCTGGTCCGCGCGCTCTACGAGTGGATTGTGGACAACGATTGCACCCCGCACATGCTGGTCAATTCCGAGTATCCGTCGGTGCAGGTGCCTCAAGGGTTTGCCAGTGAGGGGCAGATTGTCCTGAACGTATCCCCGGCGGCCGTGCGTCATTTGCACATGGACAACGAGGCGGTCAGCTTCGAAGGGCGCTTCGGTGGCGTGCCACACACCCTGTACGTGCCTATCGCGTCGATCCTGGGCATTTATGCTCGGGAGAACGGTCAGGGCATGGTGTTCGATCTGGAATCGCCTCTGGAAGACGAGGAAGAGATCGAGCCGGATGATGTTCCGCCACCCGACAGTGAGCCGCCGCGTCCCAGCGGTCGACCGAGTTTGAAGGTGGTGAAGTAATAAAAAAGGCGATCCGAATGGATCGCCTTTTTTATTACGTAGGAGCTGCCGAAGGTTGCTCCTACAGGGGGCGATGGCGATCTCGAGGATGCCATCGCCGGGCAAGTATCAGTCGATGTACTCAAACAACTTCACAATCTTCTGCACGCCGGAAACGCCTTGTACCAGATTGGTCGCCTGCGCCGCTTCCTGCTTGGTCAGCAGGCCCAGCAGGTAGA belongs to Pseudomonas sp. B21-015 and includes:
- a CDS encoding ClpXP protease specificity-enhancing factor; this translates as MNSSRPYLVRALYEWIVDNDCTPHMLVNSEYPSVQVPQGFASEGQIVLNVSPAAVRHLHMDNEAVSFEGRFGGVPHTLYVPIASILGIYARENGQGMVFDLESPLEDEEEIEPDDVPPPDSEPPRPSGRPSLKVVK